The window TCTGACACCTGGGCCATGCTCGGCCGCATCGTCATAGCGTTCGCGCTGTGGGTGCTGGTGGGCATCGGCGTGGGTACATTGGTGCGCAATCAGGTCGCCGCCGTGGTGATAGTCCTCGCCTTCACACAGTTCGTCGAGCCGATAGCGCGCGTGGCCGGTATGTTCGTCGACGGCCTCGATTCCGTGCTGCGCTTTCTGCCGGGTGCGGCCAGCGACGCGCTGGTGGGCACGAGCATCTACACGGCGACCACCCCGGGGTCCTCCGGTGCCGATCAGCTGGATTGGTGGGTCGGCGGGGTCGTGCTGCTCGCCTACGCCGTCGTGCTCCTCGTGCTCGGCCACCTCACCAGCTGGCGCCGCGACGTCGATTGAACGGGATGCCGCGGCACCCGCTCACGCTCAGACTGTGGCGGGGCGCGGCTTCGCCGAGCGGGGCTTCTTCTTCGCCGGGGCGGCAGCGATGTCGACGACGTCGGCGAACTCCTCGCCGGTGTCCATGCGCAGCGCCTTCACCAGCGCGAGGCCGTGCCGCGTAGTCACGATCACGCGCTGAAACTCGTCGTGCCCCTCAAGGTCGATGACCACGCTCGGGCGACGGCGGCGGATGATGGCGAAATCCTTGCCACCGGCCGACTTCCAGGTGCCCATCGCGAAAGCCGAGGGCACGAAGACGCCGGGGTCGGGCACGCCCCGCAGCCAGGTCCAGGCATCATCGGTGAGCTGAACCTTGACGATCTGCGAGCGCTCCATCGTCACGTTCTGCTTGCGCAGGCTCAGCGCGTGCTCGGTGACCGACAGCACGACCTCGAGCTGTGTCTGGTCGAGCATGAGCGTCACCATGACTTCCAGTGTGCCAGCGTTGCTGTTCGCTGTGCGGTTGATTTGCTCACAGTGCGACAACAATCCTCGGCGGGCCATACGGCGGCGGCGCATCCCTGGCACCCGCACCGGTGACAGACTGGGATGGTGACGTCGATCGACACCGCCACCTGCGCCGCACCGACGCCCGCCCGGGTGCTCGATGCCGCCGCCTCCGGCGCCCGCATCGACCTCGACGAGGCCGAAGCCCTGTTGCGCGCCGACGGCGCCGACTTCGAGCGACTGCTCGAGGTCGCGGCATCCCTGCGCGACGAAGGGCTGGCGCAGGCGGGCCGCCCCGGCGTGATCACGTATTCGCGCAAGGCGTTCCTGCCCTTGACCACGCTGTGCCGTGACCGCTGCCACTACTGCGTGTTCGTGGACACACCGGGCCAGCTCGCCAAGCTGCACAAGCCGATGTACATGTCGGCCGAGCAGGTGCTCACCGTCGCCCGGCACGCCCAGGCGCTCGGCTGCAAAGAGGCGCTGCTGACCCTCGGCGACCGACCCGAAGACCGCTGGCCGGCCGCCCGCACCTGGCTCGACGAGCATGGCTACTCCTCGACGCTCGACTACGTCGCCGTCATGGCACGGCTGATCACCGCCGAGACCGGCATGCTCGCGCACGCGAACCCCGGGGTCATGAGCCGCGCCGAGCTCGACGCCCTGCGGCCGGTGGCCCCATCGATGGGGATGATGCTAGAGACGACGTCGCGGCGGCTGTACGAAGAGCCCGGACAGGTGCACTACGGCTCCCCCGACAAAGACCCTGCCCTGCGACTGCGGGTCATCGACGATGCCGGCGCCGCTCGTGTGCCGTTCACCACCGGCATCCTCGTGGGCATCGGCGAGAGCCTGCACGATAGAGCCGAATCGCTGATCGCCCTCCGCGATGCGCACGAGCGGCACGGACACGTGCAAGAGGTCATCGTGCAGAACTTCCGCGCGAAGCCGGGCACGGCGATGCGCGACGCTCCCGATGCCGAACTGCACGAGTACCTGGCCACCATCGCCGTCGCCCGGGTGGTGATGGGGCCGCGCATGCGCATTCAGGTTCCCCCGAACCTGACCGACTCCGCCGAACTCGAGCTGCTCGTGCGGGCGGGCGTCGACGACTGGGGCGGCGTCTCGCCGCTGACCGCCGACCACGTGAACCCCGAGCGCCCGTGGCCGCAGATCGACCAGCTCGCCGCGCACACCGCGGCGGCGGGATTCACGCTTCGTGAGCGGCTCACCGCGCATCCCGAGTATGTGCGGGATGCCGCGACCTGGATCGATCCGGCCCTGCGCGAGCCGGTCGCCGCTCTGGCCGACCCGCAGACAGGGTTGGCGCGCGCCGGTTTCGCCCCTTCAGAGATGGCGGCCGCCCGGCGCCGCGTTCAAAACTCAGCCGATTCGCGCGAAACCAGCACAACGGGGCCCGTTTCCGAACGGATCGGCGCCGATCGGCTGAGTTCTGAACGGCGGTCGGCCGTCGGCGGGCGTGTCGACTCGCTCCGCTCGCTCAACGACCGGGCTGCCTCTGACCCGCTCTCCCTCGACGACGGAGACTGGGAGCACCTGCTGCTCGCGACCGGCGCCGACCTCGACGCTCTTGCCCAGGCCGCCGACGATGTGCGCCGCTACACCGTCGGCGAGGCCGTCAGCATCGTGGTCAACCGCAACCTGACCACGACCGGGTTCCGCGCGATGCGCGTCGCCGATCCGGCGACGTTCACGCTCGACGACGTCGCCGCCATCGCCGCCGACGCGCAGAACCTCGGGGCGACCGAGCTGTGCATCCAGGGGCGGGTGCCGGATGCCGCAGACCCGGCCGTGTACCTCGATGTCGTGCGTGCCGCGAAGGCCGCAGCGCCCGGGCTGCACCTGCACGCGTATCGTCCGCAGGACGTGTGGGACTTCGCCGAGCGCTCCGCACTGACCCTCCACGACGCCCTGCATGCGCTGCGCGAGGCCGGTGTGGGCACGGTTCCCGGCACCGGTGTCAAGGTGCTCTCCGAGCGGGTCCGTACCCTGGTCGCGCCCGGCGACCTGGACATCGACCGGTGGATCCAGGGCATCACCGCGGCACACCGCGCCGGCCTGCGCTCGACGAGCGTGCTGTTCTACGGGCACGTCGAGACCGCCGCCGAGCGCATCGCGCACCTGCGCACGCTGCGCGCGATCCAAGACGAGACCGGCGGGTTCACCGAGTTCGTCCCGATCCCGCTTCCCGGCGGTGACGTGCCACTGGTCACGGGCCGTTCGCCCCTCGACGAGCACCGCGCCATGGTCGCCGCCTCACGCTTGATGCTGAACGGCAGCATCCGGCACATTCAGATCCCCTGGACCCGCATGGACCGCGCCACCGTCGCGGCTCTGCTGCAGTCGGGAGGCGACGACCTGGGCGGCACACTGCTCGACGGGCGAGTGCGCCCCCAGGCCGGCATCGAGCACGGGCACGAGTTGCCGTTGACCGATGCGGCGGCCCTGGCCGCGCACCTGTTCCGGCCGTTGCGGCAGCGGGCGACCGACTACACGGAGGCGGGTCGTTGAGCGAGCGCAGCGAGTCGACACCGCTGCCGGAACGCGCTGACGTCGTCATCGTCGGTGCGGGATTCGCGGGACTTGCCGCGGCCATGGCGCTGCGCGAGGCGGGCATCGACGATGTCGTCGTGATCGAGCGTGCGGCCTCGGTCGGCGGCACGTGGCGCGACAACACCTACCCGGGCGTGGCGTGCGATGTGCCCAGCCACCTGTACGAGTTCGCGAATCATCCCCACCCCGACTGGTCGGGTGTGTTCGCGCGCGGCGACGAGATTCGCACCTACCTCGAGAACGTGGCCGCCGTCGAACGCATCGCCCCCCTGCTGAACACGCCGATGCTCGATGCCGCCTGGGAGGACGGCACCTGGCGAGTGCGCACCGGCGGGTCGCACCCCGGCGTGCTGGCGGCATCCACTCTTCTGCTGGCCTGCGGGCGACTCACCGAGCCGAAGATCCCCGAGGTGCCCGGCCTCGAATCGTTCCCCGGCCCCATCTTCCACTCGGCGCGGTGGGACCACGACGCCGATCTGCGCGGTGCGCGCGTGGCCGTCATCGGCACCGGTGCGACGGCGGTGCAGCTCGTCCCCGAGCTGGCGAAGGTCGCCGAGGTGACCCTGTTCCAGCGCACCCCGGCGTGGATAGTGCCGCGCGACGACCGGCCGTATTCGCCCGCCGAGCGGGCCGCCTTCGCGACCGATCCCGCCCTGTTGGCGCGGCTGCGCGACGAGCTGTACCTCGAGGGCGAGGCGCGGTTCGCGTCACGTTCGGGGGATCGGGATGCCGCATCCGCGGCTCGTGCCGCAGCCCTCGATCACCTCGCCGCACAGGTGCCCGACCGTGCGCTGCGCCGGGCACTCACGCCCGACTACGCGTTCGGCTGCAAGCGGGTGCTGCTCTCCGACGCCTTCTACCCGGCCCTGGCATCGGGCGCCGTGCGGCTCGAGGCCAGTGCCCTCGCCGCCGTGCACGCATCGACGCTCGTGGCCGC is drawn from Microbacterium protaetiae and contains these coding sequences:
- a CDS encoding flavin-containing monooxygenase, translated to MSERSESTPLPERADVVIVGAGFAGLAAAMALREAGIDDVVVIERAASVGGTWRDNTYPGVACDVPSHLYEFANHPHPDWSGVFARGDEIRTYLENVAAVERIAPLLNTPMLDAAWEDGTWRVRTGGSHPGVLAASTLLLACGRLTEPKIPEVPGLESFPGPIFHSARWDHDADLRGARVAVIGTGATAVQLVPELAKVAEVTLFQRTPAWIVPRDDRPYSPAERAAFATDPALLARLRDELYLEGEARFASRSGDRDAASAARAAALDHLAAQVPDRALRRALTPDYAFGCKRVLLSDAFYPALASGAVRLEASALAAVHASTLVAAGGARHEADAVVLATGFESTEQPYAQLVRGETGTLADHWSRGMTSFGSTVVAGFPNMFVLDGPNASLGHNSSVLMIEAQAAYAARTLARHAGVRRVDPAAEAAYSAEIDAAAASTPWIAGGCRNWYVDERSGRLTLLWPGTVDAFRAKLDTDGGEFLPVTIERGAR
- the cofG gene encoding 7,8-didemethyl-8-hydroxy-5-deazariboflavin synthase CofG → MDTATCAAPTPARVLDAAASGARIDLDEAEALLRADGADFERLLEVAASLRDEGLAQAGRPGVITYSRKAFLPLTTLCRDRCHYCVFVDTPGQLAKLHKPMYMSAEQVLTVARHAQALGCKEALLTLGDRPEDRWPAARTWLDEHGYSSTLDYVAVMARLITAETGMLAHANPGVMSRAELDALRPVAPSMGMMLETTSRRLYEEPGQVHYGSPDKDPALRLRVIDDAGAARVPFTTGILVGIGESLHDRAESLIALRDAHERHGHVQEVIVQNFRAKPGTAMRDAPDAELHEYLATIAVARVVMGPRMRIQVPPNLTDSAELELLVRAGVDDWGGVSPLTADHVNPERPWPQIDQLAAHTAAAGFTLRERLTAHPEYVRDAATWIDPALREPVAALADPQTGLARAGFAPSEMAAARRRVQNSADSRETSTTGPVSERIGADRLSSERRSAVGGRVDSLRSLNDRAASDPLSLDDGDWEHLLLATGADLDALAQAADDVRRYTVGEAVSIVVNRNLTTTGFRAMRVADPATFTLDDVAAIAADAQNLGATELCIQGRVPDAADPAVYLDVVRAAKAAAPGLHLHAYRPQDVWDFAERSALTLHDALHALREAGVGTVPGTGVKVLSERVRTLVAPGDLDIDRWIQGITAAHRAGLRSTSVLFYGHVETAAERIAHLRTLRAIQDETGGFTEFVPIPLPGGDVPLVTGRSPLDEHRAMVAASRLMLNGSIRHIQIPWTRMDRATVAALLQSGGDDLGGTLLDGRVRPQAGIEHGHELPLTDAAALAAHLFRPLRQRATDYTEAGR